From Sphaerochaeta sp., a single genomic window includes:
- a CDS encoding sugar phosphate isomerase/epimerase: protein MRRMPGTASPFSVEDGKSEDALIHRAIHVSSLLGVDVVVIHPAPADENRLSQNVAYLSPFVEQAEKEGMHIALENLDGQREIQSSGELCALVDLFSSSTVGVCLDFGHAHMHGLDLPKEIRTYGKRLIATHVADNHGTADEHLLPFYGTIDWKACMKALRECGYRGDLTYECMKQNQYLPEALKPMAIRQAKEIGDFLLSL from the coding sequence ATGCGCCGTATGCCCGGGACCGCTTCTCCCTTCTCCGTTGAGGATGGGAAGTCGGAAGACGCGTTGATCCATCGTGCCATCCATGTCAGCTCTCTCCTTGGCGTCGATGTGGTGGTGATCCACCCCGCACCGGCGGATGAAAACCGCCTTTCACAAAACGTCGCCTACCTCTCGCCGTTTGTTGAACAGGCAGAGAAAGAAGGAATGCATATCGCTTTGGAGAATCTGGATGGCCAGAGGGAGATCCAAAGCTCTGGGGAACTCTGCGCGTTGGTGGATCTCTTTTCCTCGTCAACGGTCGGTGTCTGCCTGGATTTCGGGCACGCCCACATGCATGGGCTGGATCTTCCCAAAGAGATCCGTACCTATGGGAAACGGCTGATCGCCACCCATGTGGCGGACAACCACGGAACTGCGGATGAACATCTTCTGCCGTTCTACGGCACGATCGATTGGAAGGCTTGCATGAAGGCGCTCCGGGAATGCGGATACCGGGGAGACCTGACCTACGAATGCATGAAGCAGAACCAGTACCTCCCCGAGGCGCTCAAGCCGATGGCCATCCGCCAAGCGAAGGAAATCGGGGATTTCCTCCTCAGCCTATGA
- a CDS encoding GtrA family protein: MNKEFLRTIKYTLVAASAGLIQAVTDTICFQLLGMSAWSSYLIALILSVIWNFAINRAYTFRSNANVLASLALVALYYAVFTPLSTWWTKLFVDQWGWNNYLVLAATMLVNFVTEFCWQRLVIYRGKVDTKAGDESMKKV; this comes from the coding sequence ATGAACAAAGAATTCCTAAGAACCATCAAGTACACCCTCGTCGCCGCATCGGCAGGGCTGATCCAGGCCGTCACCGACACGATCTGTTTCCAACTGTTGGGAATGAGCGCATGGAGCAGCTACCTGATCGCCCTGATCCTCTCCGTCATCTGGAACTTCGCCATCAACCGGGCGTACACGTTCCGCTCCAACGCCAACGTATTGGCCTCGCTGGCATTGGTCGCGTTGTACTACGCCGTCTTCACCCCGTTGTCCACCTGGTGGACAAAATTGTTCGTCGACCAGTGGGGCTGGAACAACTATCTGGTGCTGGCCGCCACCATGCTGGTCAATTTCGTCACCGAATTCTGCTGGCAACGGCTGGTTATCTACCGGGGCAAGGTGGACACCAAAGCGGGTGACGAATCTATGAAAAAAGTATGA
- a CDS encoding response regulator transcription factor has protein sequence MVVEDDDDIATLLAYQLEKLGFTVSRARDGQEAVDNLSSGSFDLVLLDIMLPKLDGLEVLKTMRYRLGLTTPVIVESAKGEEADIVTALEIGADDYVTKPFSINVLMAKIKSLLRRTKEHTSEATPETVTTQHLLLDSRSHTCTVDGELVPLTATEFSILWTLASDSGRVFTRTQLISATKGDDYPVTERSIDVQIATIRHKIKKAGPFLKTVWGVGYKYLEEQS, from the coding sequence TTGGTTGTAGAAGATGATGATGATATCGCTACGCTTCTCGCCTATCAGCTGGAGAAGCTCGGGTTCACTGTAAGCCGCGCCCGTGACGGGCAGGAAGCGGTGGACAATCTTTCCTCCGGATCGTTCGATCTGGTGCTGCTGGACATCATGCTCCCCAAACTGGACGGACTGGAAGTGCTGAAGACGATGCGTTACCGACTTGGCCTGACCACTCCGGTGATCGTCGAGAGCGCCAAGGGCGAGGAGGCGGACATCGTCACCGCCCTGGAAATCGGCGCGGATGACTATGTCACCAAACCGTTCAGCATCAACGTGCTGATGGCCAAGATCAAATCGTTGCTCCGGCGTACCAAGGAACACACCTCGGAAGCAACCCCAGAGACGGTGACCACCCAGCACTTGCTTTTGGACAGCAGAAGCCACACCTGCACCGTCGATGGCGAACTCGTTCCGTTGACGGCGACGGAGTTCTCAATCCTTTGGACCTTGGCCTCAGACAGCGGACGGGTGTTTACACGCACCCAGTTGATCTCCGCCACCAAAGGGGACGACTACCCGGTGACGGAACGCTCCATTGACGTGCAAATCGCCACCATCCGGCATAAGATCAAGAAAGCAGGTCCGTTTCTCAAGACCGTCTGGGGAGTCGGTTACAAGTATCTGGAGGAGCAGTCATGA